One region of Tamandua tetradactyla isolate mTamTet1 chromosome 6, mTamTet1.pri, whole genome shotgun sequence genomic DNA includes:
- the LOC143687337 gene encoding double homeobox protein A-like encodes MEDMVDTWRWKREGKEKSRMTPRTPTHMFETPRISFNMAQKDSANETISTCQRRSCTKFTPDQLKILIDTFNQKPYPGYATKQKLALEINTEESRIQIWFQNRKARHSFQRTEPEQALESSQTHRPDAPAVTQVREARRCRTTYTSSQSCALIKAFKKNPYPGIDSRERLAKEIGVSEARVQIWFQNRRSRFYDQRKREPAEIRGKIRDKAQGL; translated from the coding sequence ATGGAGGACATGGTGGATACTTGGAggtggaaaagagaagggaaggagaagtcAAGAATGACTCCCAGGACTCCTACTCACATGTTTGAGACACCAAGGATCTCTTTCAACATGGCCCAGAAAGACTCTGCAAACGAGACCATCTCTACATGTCAAAGGCGCAGTTGCACCAAATTCACACCAGATCAGCTGAAAATCCTCATAGACACTTTCAACCAAAAACCTTACCCAGGTTATGCTACCAAACAAAAACTTGCTTTAGAAATTAACACTGAAGAGTCTAGAATCCAGATTTGGTTTCAGAATCGAAAAGCTAGACACTCCTTCCAGAGGACAGAACCTGAGCAGGCCTTGGAATCAAGCCAAACTCACAGACCAGATGCCCCTGCAGTGACTCAAGTTAGAGAAGCCAGGCGGTGCCGGACCACCTATACATCTTCCCAATCATGCGCTCTCATCAAGGCTTTCAAGAAAAACCCTTACCCTGGGATTGATTCCAGAGAAAGACTCGCTAAAGAAATTGGGGTTTCAGAGGCAAGAGTCCAAATTTGGTTTCAAAACCGAAGATCTCGATTCTatgaccaaagaaaaagagaacctgcTGAGATCCGAGGAAAAATAAGAGACAAGGCACAAGGTCTCTGA